The DNA region CTTTTTCCAGCGTCGGCATATCGTCACTGGAGAACGTTGTGCCGCCCTCACCGCTCGGCGTCAGCAGGTCGTCCAGCATGGCTTTGCCAAGGCCGTTCAGCACCTGGTTCATCAGGTCAGACTGACCGGCGTTCGCACCGCCACTCAAGCCGTCACCGACGCCTGAACCCGTACCTGAACCAACGCCGCTGCCAGCGCCAATACCGGCGGAGGCACCGAAGTTGTCGCCGAGCTTTTGGTGGATCAGCTTGTCGAGCGCCGCTGTGATGTCAGCAACACTGCCACCGGACTTGCCATCCGCAGCCATGGCCTTGGCGAGCATCTTGCCAAGCGGCGAAGTGTCATCCAGCTGGCCGTTTTTGGTCAGCGCCTGAACCAACTGGTCGATAACGGCCTTGAGTTCTTTGCTGGAGGTGCTGGTGTTGCTGCTCACGTTGCTGTCGAGCGACACCGGGAACAATGAAGCCGAGGTTTGTAACGAGGTGAGGCTGTTGAGAGCTTGCATAAAACGCCCGTCCTGAGATAGCGGCCCCCTCCAGCGAGGGGGCAATCAGAAATAATTAGTAACTGATACCTTTAGCGTTCTGCGCTGTGGCACTGATCTTCTTGTTGGTGGAGTCTTCCTTGCCCGCTTCAATGGCGTTCAACACGTCCATGGTCTGCTTCTTTTTGGTCTCTTCGGCTTGCATCGCGATCAGCTGCGCGCCGTTGGCGTCTGTCTCTTTACTGGCCTTGGCCTGCGCTGCGACCGACAGGCTGTCGCCTGTGCCGGAAAGAATATTGCTCTGCAGGCTGGCGTTGGAAGCAACAGTGTTGGCACCTTGCAATGCACCGCCGACACCGCTGACGATACCGTTACCGGCATTGGTGAGTTTCGAGGTAAGGCTTGAAAATGCGACCATGATTTGATGCCCCTTAAGAATTACCAGCGTGATTGCTTGGTACTCACTAGGTGGCAACAGCCTGCGAATCGGTTCCCGCCCCGTCACAAAAAATCAGATCTGCAATTCCTTGATGCGGCGGTACAACGTGCGGCGCGGCATATCCAGTTCCTGGCTCACGGCGTCGACACAGTTCTGGTGACGTTTGAGCGACTCCTGAATCAAGGCTTTTTCGATGGCCCGCAATTGCGATTTAAGCCCGCACGTCAGGTGCTCGTCACCCTGCGGCTCGCTGCCAAGCAAAGGAAAGCCCAGCACAAAGCGCTTCGCTGCCGCCTTCAACTCACGAATATTGCCAGGCCAGTCGTGCCCCATAAGCAACGCCTGAAGCGCCGGGCAGAGA from Pseudomonas syringae includes:
- a CDS encoding membrane protein, which encodes MVAFSSLTSKLTNAGNGIVSGVGGALQGANTVASNASLQSNILSGTGDSLSVAAQAKASKETDANGAQLIAMQAEETKKKQTMDVLNAIEAGKEDSTNKKISATAQNAKGISY